Genomic DNA from Elusimicrobiota bacterium:
ACGGAACTCAGATGACTGGAGGCAAGTCTCATGTGAACGGGGTGGCGGCGGGTGAATCGCTCAACAACCTGGGCGTGGGTTTGACGCTTGGCTATCAGCTCAATGATAACCTCTCTCTGACCACCGCGTACATGTCCACCATCAACGACAGCTCTCCCACCGATCTCAAGATGGACGGGGTTACTTTCTCTTTCACTTATGGATGGCACAAGATTGTGGAAGGGCAGAAGAGGTTGATAACTGGACACTAAAACTGAACTACTTCAAAAGGGAGGTATTTATGAGATGGGAATACACACAGCCAAAATTAGTCTTACGGATTGGAGCCATGTTTTTAATGGTTGCGATTTTTCCGATCAAGGTGGTACAGGCTGATGTCAAAGGGCCAGGCAGTTTTGGGTTTAATTTGAACTATGCTCCTGGAGCGGGTGACACCTCAGATACGCTTGACGATGGATGGGGTTTCGGAATGGATTTGGGGTATCGTAAAGAATCCAGCCTCTTGGGTGTTCGGTTAGATTTGGTCCATAATAGTTTTGAGTTTTCTGACAGCGCTCTCAATCAATATTATCTGGTCAACGATGGTTTCGTGAGTGTGTGGGGTATTGACGCCAGTGTGGTTTTGGCACCGCCCAATGCGGATAAGATTCGCCCCTATATCCAATTTGGTCCCGGCTTTTATTACGAATATGCCGAAGCCTATCGGGTAACCAATAACGGTCCAGTCGTGTGTGATCCTTGGTTTGGTTGCTATGAAACGGGAACCGCTCAGTCCATTGAGGAGGAGACGACCTGGCGGCTGGGGTGGGTTGGTGGTTTTGGTCTCAATATTGAAAATGCTCGCGGCGGAGCCTTGTTCCTACAAGTTCAATATCATCTCGTAAATAATTCCAAGCGAGACCTTGAGTTTGTTCCGATTTCGATTGGGTATAGACAAAGCTTTTAGAAGTGATCTCGAAATGTTCTGACGAGAAGCCGTCATCCCCGCGAAAGCGGGGATCCAGTTAGACTCGTATGCTGAATGCCAAGCATGGTGACCTCCAGGATAAGTGTGCTGTTTAAAACACCACATTGTACCGAGCTTCGATGTCAGAGGCATTGAGGCCCTGCTTGGCATTCAGCATACGAGTCTAAATTGACACGGTTTTTAACCAGTGCGTTAAATTGACCTTTATTCTTAAATTAACTATGGTTTATTTATGCAAGGACAAAGTAAACAATATGCCAGGAATTTGCTTGTATCACTTCAGAACATTCTCAAGAAGAAACAGCCCACCCTCATTTTGGGTCCGCGTCAAGTCGGCAAGACAACCTTGGTTCGAGAATGCCTTGCCGGCCATCCCGGCTCCCTGACGTTGCAGTTGCAGAATCCTGAGACAAGAATTGAATTTGAAAAAGATCCCGCTCTTTTAATCCGACAGCTCGAAGCGCGCCCCCCCAAGGGGCCGGTGTTTATAGATGAGGCGCAGAAGGTTCCCGAATTGTTCGACGCCGTCCAAAAGTTAATTGATGAAAAAACCGCCACATTTATTTTAACGGGGTCCTCGGCTCGAAAACTGAAAAGAAAAGGGACCAACCTTGTCCCTGGCCGCGTCAAATATTTCCAGATGGATCCTCTTTGCTGGAACGAATTTGGCTGGATAAAAGAATCTTCGATTAAAGAATTGGCGATAAAAAACATGCCGGCCCCTGATAATTACTCCTTGCGCGAATCGCTGGTGTTCGGCTCTCTTCCGGGCATCGCGTCCTTGCCAGATGACACAGATCGCAGGGAATTTCTAAAGTCTTATGCGCATATCTATTTGGAGGAGGAAATCAGGGCGGAGGCGCTGGCTCGCAAAATCGGCCCGTTTTCTAAATTTCTCGAACTGGCGGCACAGGAATCGGGGACGTCTCCCAACCTTTATAAATTTTCGATGGAAGCCGGGGTGAGCGCGCCCACGATCAAGGAATTTTTCAATATTTTAGAGGAAACATTGGTCATTGAGCGAGTGGAGTCCTACACCAAAAACCCAAGAAAACGAATCCTTTCAACGCCGCGTTACTATTTTTTCGATTTGGGGGTCCGCAATGCGTTGGCCCGGCTTCCGTTGGAAGAGGGTTTGATCAATACGCAAAAAGGGGTTTTGTTTGAGCACGCCGTCATGCTTGAGCTGATGAGGCGCGTTCGAGCTTTGGGCAGCAGTTATAAAGTTCGATATTGGCGAACCTCGGGGGGAGCGGAAGTCGATTGCGTCATCGATACGGGGAGGGCGGCGATTCCCATTGAAATTAAAGCCTCCGCCCATGTCAGTTTGTCCGATGTCGCGGGTCTGGCCAGTTTCCTAGAAGATTATAAGGCCGTGTCCAAGGAAGGATTCGTCATTACCAATGGAAGCCACCCCGAAAAAATTTCCCCAAATATCACGGCCATTCCCTGGAATTATCTTTGAACTTGCCACCCGGTTCAGATCTTTAGATATAAAGGGGGGTGTTCGTGAAATGTCAAATACCACCTCCGGTATCCTCCTGCCTTACCCTCCTTTACCCTCCTGTTATGGGTTTTCATTGGACCAAAGTCCAATTGGAGGCCCACTGGCCTGGGATGTAAAATTCGCGTCAAAACCGGTTGGATAATTTGTTGAGGATCCGGTTTTCCTGAAGCACAAGGACAAGGAGACTCAATATATGAATGACAATAAAAAATCTTTCAACCGCCTAACGACCTGTGTATCGGTCGGCGCATTGATCCTGGGAAATGGTGGCCCATCTTACGCTGAAAAATCGGAATCACCCACCTCCATAGATCGGACAGTGCTTCCCCTCCAGGAACCCACTTATCCGACCACGAATGTTCTCGATGTTCGCCATGCCACACCGCCGGCTCATTTTAATGTCAAAGCGCCTGCCGGCGCTCCGAATGTGTTGATCGTGCTCATCGACGACCTGGGGTTCGCGGGAACCAGCGCGTTTGGGGGGCCTGTGCAGACGGAAACCTTCGACCGAATCTCCAAAGAGGGTTTGCGATATAACAACTTCCACACCTGCGCTGTCTCATCTCCGACGCGCGCGGCCCTTAAAAGCGGACGCAATCATCATGTGAACAACATGGGGGCCATCATTGAGACCGGAACGGCATTCCCTGGGAACACCGGTCAAATTCCCAACAGCGTGGCGCCACTGGCGGAGATGCTGCGCTTGAATGGCTACGGCACCGGCGCGTTTGGCAAGTGTCACGAGCTGGCGGCCTGGGAAGCCAGTCAATCGGGGCCGTTTGATCGCTGGCCGACCCATCAAGGTTTTGACAAGTTCTATGGGTTCTTGGGCGGTGAAACCAACCAATGGGCGCCATTTATTTACGATGGAACCACCGCCGTCGATCTCCCAGAAGACCCCAACTACCATTTCATGGCGGACATGACCGACAAGGCCATTTCGTGGATGAAATTTCAAAAGGCGCTTCAGCCGGAAAAACCTTTTTTTATGTATTTTGCGCCGGGGGCGACGCACGCGCCGCATCATGTTCCCAAGGAATGGATCGCTAAACAGAAGGGCAAGTTTAACCAAGGCTGGGACAAGTTACGCGAAGAAATTCTGGCTCGCCAAATTAAACTTGGAATCGTGCCCAAAGGGACAAAACTCGCACCCAAACCAGACGCCATCCCAGACTGGAACAAATTAACGGACAACGAGAAAAAGTTGTTCGCCCACCAGTTCGAAGTGTTCGCCGCATTTGTCGATTACACGGACGATCAGATCGGACGATTGGTCAACGCCGTCGAAGAAACCGGTCAGCTCGACAACACCATGCTCGTCTTCATCTACGGCGACAACGGCGCGAGCGCGGAAGGCGGTCGCAATGGCATGTTCAGCGAGATGACCTACTTCAATGGCGTTCAGGAAAAAGTGGAAGACATGATTAAGGTCATGGACAAATGGGGAGGGCCTGAGACGTATCCTCACCAAGCTGCTGGATGGGCGGTGGCGTTGGATACCCCCTACTCTTGGACCAAACAGGTCGGCTCCGATCCCGGCGGCACCAAGGTTGGTATGGCCATTCGCTGGCCCAAAGGCATCAAAGCCAAAAATGAGATTCGGTCTCAGTTCAGCCATGTGATTGATATTGCTCCAACGATTTTGGAAGCCGCGGGACTTCCTGAACCAAAAATCGTGAATGGAACTCCCCAGCGCCCGATGGACGGGATCAGTATGCTTTACAGCTTCAATGATGCCAAGGCGAAGGAACGGCATACCACGCAGTATTTCGAGATGTTTGGTAACCGCGCGATATATCAGGAGGGGTGGTACGCAAGAACCATTCACCGGGCTCCGTGGGAAACCCAGCCGCGCCGGCCTCTCGCCGACGATATTTGGGAGCTCTATGATTTGCGAACTGACTTTAGTCTGGTCAAGGATCTTTCAAAAAAATATCCGGAGAAATTAGCGGCGCTGAAAGATCTCTTTATGAAAGAGGCGGAGAAGAATTACGCGTTGCCCATTGATGATCGGGTGATGGAGCGGATCATCGCCGCCAACGTGGGACGACCCGATCTCATGGCCGGTCGCACCTCGATGACGCTCGGGGAGGGCATGATGGGAATGACGGAAAATGTCTTTCTCAACATTAAAAACCGATCCAAAACGATCACGGCGGAAATCGAAGTGCCGGAGCGGGGGGGGAACGGTATCGTGATGGTGCAAGGGGGGCGATTTGGAGGATGGGCCCTTTACCTCAAAGACGGCATCCCAGCCTATGATTACAACTTCCTTGGCCTGGAGCATTACACCGTGGCGGCAAAGGAAAAACTCAAACCCGGCAAGGCCTTGATCAAGTTCGACTTCGCGTATGATGGGGGAGGCATTGGCAAGGGCGGCCTGGGAAGGCTTTACGTGAATAATCAAAAGGTGGCGGAAGGCCGGATTGAGAGAACCCAGCCGGCGATTTTCTCAGCGGATGAAACCGCTGATGTGGGAATCGATCTCGCTTCTCCGGTGGTTGAGTCCATCGGAGCTGAGCGGGTTTCCAAATTCACCGGGAAAATTAACAAAGTTACTGTCGAGGTTTCTCCTGGTCAATAAATACGACATGCCCTCTTTGTTGGGCTCGCTCGGCCAGCGGCGTTTTCATGTGATGGCCAAGCCCAACAGCTCTGTGTGCAATCTGGATTGCACTTATTGTTTTTACTTGAGCAAAGAGACCTTGCACGGAGGGCCTGGCGCCGGCCGGATGTCGGATGAAATCCTGGAACGATTCATTAAGCAATACATCGATGGGGTGACCGGCAACGAAGTGGTATTCACATGGCAGGGCGGTGAGCCGACGTTGCGCGGTATCGACTTTTATCGAAAAGTCGTTTCACTCCAACAGAAATACGCCAAGCCGAATCAACGAATAGAAAACGATCTCCAGACAAATGGCACGCTGCTCAATGACGAGTGGTGTGTGTTCCTGAAAGAAAATCGTTGGTTGGTGGGACTCAGCATTGACGGTCCCCGCGAATTTCACGATCGCTATCGCATCACAAAAAACCAGCAGCCCACGTTCGACAAAGTGTTTGCGGCCGCCAAATTGCTGCGGAAGCACGGGGTCCGCTTCAACACGCTCACCTGCGTCAACCGCTTCAATGCCAAGCACCCGAAAGAGGTGTACCACTTCTTACGTGACGAGCTGAAATCGAACACCATTCAGTTTATTCCGATTGTGGAGTACAAAAGTTTTGAGGCCCAGGCGCCGCACACGTGGGACGTGGAAAAGTTGCCCAGGGATGGAAGCCCCGAAGCGCGGCCGGGACATGCGAATTCCATTGTCACGGATTGGTCCGTTGATCCCTATGATTGGGGAGATTTTCTCATCTGGGTCTTTAATGAGTGGTACAAGAAGGATGTGGGAAAAGTGCTGGTGAATCATTTTGAAACGCTCGTCGCGCAGCATCTGGGGGAACCGTCTCAGATGTGTGTTTACAACGAGTTCTGCGGAAAAGGGGTCGCCATTGAGCACGATGGGAGCGTCTATGCCTGCGACCATTTTGTTTATCCGGAATTTCGAACGGGCAATATTCAAGACCGCCCGCTTTCGGAGTTGGTGTTCTCCCCTACCCAAGTGAAATTTGGCTATGCAAAAAGCGAACATTTGCCTCAATTTTGTCGGCAATGCCCGTACCTGAGGGATTGTTGGGGAGAATGTCCGAAAAATCGAATCATACGGACTGTCGATGGCGAGCCCGGGCTTAACTATTTATGTCGGGGGCTGAAGAAATATTTCAAACACGCGTTACCCAAAGTTGAAAAGATTATTTCGAGATTGCCTTCGGGCCCATTAATATATGGAATGAAATGATGAAAAAAATAATTTTAAGACTGTTGGGGATTGTTGTTTATCTTGTTACCAGTAACAAAGATGCCTTTATTCATGCGGAAGTAAAAGTCGACAAACCCCATATCATTCACATTGTGGCGGATGATTTGGGCTGGAAAGATGTTGGCTTTAATGGAGCCAAGGATATCAAAACGCCGAACCTGGATGCGTTGGCGGCTGAAGGCGTCAAATTTTCACAATTTTATGTTCAGCCCATGTGCACTCCGACTCGCGCGGCCCTCATGACGGGTCGATACCCCTTTCGTTACGGGCTTCAGACCGGCGTCATTCCCTCGGTTTCTTCGTACGGTTTGGATACCACGGAATGGTTAATGCCGCAATGTTTGAAACAGGCGGGATATCAAACGGCCATCATCGGAAAATGGCACCTGGGGCATGCGGACAAAAAATATTGGCCGAAACAACGGGGGTTTGATTACCAGTATGGAGCGATGATTGGGGAGTTGGATTATTTCACCCACAGTGAACAGGGCGTTTTGGACTGGTTCCGCAACAACGAACCCGTGAAAGAAGAAGGTTACACCACAACACTTTTAGGTAAAGATGCCGCCCGATTGATTGAGGAGCATGACACGTCGCAACCGCTTTATATGTATCTGGCTTTTAACGCGCCGCATACACCTTACCAAGCGCCCAAAAATTATATTGATCGGTACTCCAAAATCAAAGATCCCACCCGTCGAACTTATGCGGCGATGGTTTCCTGCCTTGATGATGAAATTGGGCGCGTAATCAAGGCGCTGGAAAAAAAGAAAATGCGTGAGAATACATTGATTCTTTTTCACAGCGACAACGGCGGAACGTATAACCCTTTATTCGCCGGTGTCATGGCGGATATGGCGAATGTCAAAATTCCTTGTGATAACGGCCCCTATCGAGAGGGGAAGGCGGCGCTTTATGAGGGTGGAACCCGAGTTTGCGCGTTGGCCAATTGGCCCGGCCGGATTAAACCGGGCGTTGTGGAGGGGCTGGTTCACGCCGTGGATTTATTCCCCACCTTGGCTCATCTTGCTGGAGCTTCCCTTTCCCAAGCCAAACCTCTGGATGGGCTGAATATTTGGCCGGTCCTTTCACAGGGAGCGCCTTCTCCGCGCACCGAAATAATTTACAACATCGAGCCATTTCGAGGGGCGGTGCGCCAAGGAGATTGGAAATTAATTTGGCGGACCACTCTTCCTTCCAGCGTGGAGCTCTATAACGTGGCTGACGATCCTTCCGAAAAGAAAAATTTGGCGGAATTAAATTTGGAGAAGGTAAGCGCTTTGCAGCACCGACTCAATTCCTTGGCGAAAGAAAGCGTCAAGCCACTTTTCCTCGTGGATCAATTCAAAGTCATCACCAAAGGCATGCATGGAGAACCACTTCTTCCCATCGACGAAGGTTTTAATCAATGAACCCTTGACATGATCTGGTTTGTCCAAACATTTCGATCGTACCCGGAATTGGCGCTATTTTTGACGCTGGCGCTTGGTTTTTGGTTGGGGAAATTGCGCATTGGTCAATTTGAACTGGGATCGGTCACCGGGACTCTTCTGGCCGGCATCTTGATTGGGCAGATGCGAATTGAAATCGATTCCCAAATGCGTTCTTTTTTCTTTTTGATGTTTTTATTTGCGGTCGGATATGGGGTGGGCCCTCAGTTTGTGCGCGGATTAAAAAAGGACGGAATTCCTCAGTTAATTTTTAGTGTGTCGCAATGTGGAGTGTCATTGGCGGTGGCCTATCTTTTGGCGCGTGTGTTGGGTTACGATTTGGGGCAAGCCGCTGGGGTTTTTGCAGGATCGCACACTGTCACCGCGGCGATGGGAGTGGCGGTGGATTCCATCGCTGGTCTGGCGTTGCCTATAAGTGAAAAAGAATTCGCGCTTAAGCATCTGCCAGTGGCCTATGCGGTGACCTACATTTTTGGAACGGCTGGAGCGGCTTGGTTTTTGTCGTCGATCGGCCCCAAAATCCTCGGCGTGAACTTGCCAGCCGAATGTCAGAAAATGGAAATGAATACCAATAACAGTGATGGCGACTCCGGGTTTCTTTCCCTGGCGGAGCGGTTCGATTTGCGAGCTTATCGCCTTGAAAATGAAAGGTTGCATGGAAAAACCATTGGTGAATTCGAAATTTTGTTTGGGCAAGCGCGGGTGTTTGTTGAATGTATGAGGCGGAAAGGCTCGGTTGTTCACTTCAACCTTTCAACGGTCCTTGAGCGGGGCGACATCCTCGGAGTGATGGCTCGACGTGAAATGCACTTGAACAACTCACTCGACATCGGTCCAGAGGTGGCAGATCCAGATCTATTGGATGTGACAGTTGAAGTTCTGGAGGTGGTGGTGATTAATAAGGAGGTGGCGGGGATAACTTTGAAGGAATTGGCGTGGTCTCCTCTGGGGCGTTCCCAAACGCGGGGTGTGTTTTTACGAAAATTAGTCCGGGGGGGAATCGAAATTCCTATTTCTGAAGATGTTGTCATTGATCGGGGTGATGTGTTTCAGCTCATTGGCTCAAAAGGCAATTTGGATCGAGTGGCTTCTTATCTTGGCTACGCCGATCGCCCGACCGAAATGACCGATATGATTTTTGTCGGGTCCGGCATTGTCATAGGCGGTTTGCTGGGGGCGATCACGTTGCGTGTGAACAATTTCCCCCTGCAATTGAGCACAAGTGTGGGCGCCTTATTGGCCGGATTGATATTTGGGTGGTTGCGCTCTGTTAAACGTACCTTTGGCCGTATCCCGGCGCCGGCGTTGTGGATTCTCCAGAATTTGGGCCTCACCGCGTTTATTGCCGCGCTGGGTATCAGTGTGGGGCCCAGTTTTGTTGTTGGAATCAAAGAATCTGGGGTGAATATGTTTGTGGCTGGAATTTTTGCCTCCACGCTTCCGCTCATTTTTGGAATTCTGATGGGAAAATATGTTTTTAAGTTTCATCCCGCCATCACGCTGGGGGCCACGGCGGGCGCCCAAACCAGTTCCGCCTCCTTGGCGATGATTCAAAACGCGGCCAACAGCAAAGTCCCCGCCATGGGGTACTCCGTTCCCTACGCAGTGGCCAATATTTTACTCACCTTGTGGGGAGCGGTGATTGTTTGGCTCCTGTCGTAATCGTTGGCCGGGACGACGATTTCGTACTTTATTTTCTGCGTTTGTATTAGGTGAAAGCCAATTTGGCTGAAAGGAGAAATTTTGATGAACAGTCCCGGCGAAAAAAATCAACCCAAACACGCCTGTTGCGAATTAAAGCATCAAAATCAGTCTAAAACCGCTGATCCTCAATCCGCAAAGACTCCTGACTATATTTGCCCAATGCACCCGGAAGTCCAGCAGATTGGGCCTGGGGCCTGTCCCAAATGTGGAATGTCTCTCGAACCGCAATCTTTGACCTCAACCGAGTCAACAACAGAATATGTGTGCCCCATGCATCCCGACGTGGGGAGGGACCATCCGGGAAGTTGCCCCAAGTGCGGGATGGCGTTGGAGCCGCGCGTGGCTTCGTCGATTCAGGAAGAAAACCCTGAGCTTCAGGATATGAATAGGCGGTTTAAGGGGAGTCTATTCTTGTCGATTCCTTTGGTTTTTGCAGCGATGGCCGATATGATTCCAGGACAACCTTTGCAGCACCAGTTTTCAGGAAAGGTTTTGAACTGGATTCAATTGGCCCTGGCCACTCCTGTTGTTTTTTGGGGTGGGGCGCCGTTTTTTAAGCGAGGGTGGGAGTCCATAAAAAACCGAAGCCTTAATATGTTCACGTTGGTCGCGATCGGCACCGGGGCCGCCTACGTCTATAGTGTTATAGCCACCCTTTTTCCTCAGATTTTTCCCACTGCTTACCAGACTCACGGAGGAGGCGTCGCGGTTTATTTTGAAGCGGCGTCTGTTATCCTGACTCTCGTTTTATTGGGACAGGTTTTGGAGCTGCGCGCGCGCATCCAGACGTCAAGTGCGATCAAAGCACTCCTGGGGCTCGCTCCGAAAACCGCTCGTCTCATACTGAGCGATGGATCCGAAAGGGACGTTCCACTCGAGACCGTTAAGGTCGCCGACCGCCTCCGCGTTCGCCCTGGCGAGAAAATACCGGTCGATGGTCTTGTTCTGGAAGGTCGGAGTTCCATTGACGAATCCATGGTGACGGGCGAACCGATACCGGTCGAGAAAAATAAAGACGATAAGGTGACAGGTGGAACCGTCAATGGATCCGGCAGTTTTTTAATGCAGGCTTGTCGTGTCGGCAGTGAAACGCTGCTTGCCCAAATCGTTCGGATGGTCGGCGAAGCGCAGAGAAGCCGGGCGCCTATTCAGCGTCTTGCCGACGTGATCTCCTCTATCTTTGTTCCGATGGTCATCCTGACTGCTTTGGCGTCCTTCATTATTTGGGGTCTTGTGGGACCCGAGCCTCGATGGGGTTATGCGCTGGTTAATGCCGTCGCGGTTTTAATCATCGCGTGCCCATGCGCGTTGGGCTTGGCTACACCGATGTCGATCATGGTGGGAACGGGACGAGGCGCGACCGCTGGAGTGTTGGTCAAGAACGCGGAAGCGCTTGAGATGATGGAGAAGGTTGATACTGTCGTGGTCGACAAGACCGGCACATTGACTGTGGGTAAGCCGCGCGTCACTTCACTCGTCAGCCTGAATGGATTTGGCGAAAGCGAACTGCTGAGAATAGCGGCGAGCCTGGAGCGTGGCAGTGAACATCCCTTGGCGACCGCCATCGTTTATGCGGCCCAAGAAAAGAGCCTGTCGCTTTCTCCTGTTCAAGACTTTCAGTCGATCACGGGCAAAGGAGTCTCCGGGGTTATCGAGAACAGGCGGGTTGCGCTTGGGAACTCGTCTCTTGTTGAGCAATTGGGAATCAAAGGGGACTATTCCCTTGAGAAAGCCGAAGCCATGCGGATGGAGGGACAAACGGCGATGTTTATCGTCATTGAGAATAGGGTGGTCGGGATTTTGGGGGTGGCTGATCCAATCAAGGAAACGTCAAAAGAAGCGGTGCAAGCCCTCCATAAGAAAGGAATCCGTGTGGTGATGTTGACGGGAGATAACCACACGACGGCCCTCTCCGTCGCGAAAAAATTGGGAATTGATGAGGTGGAAGCGGAAACACTTCCCGAACAAAAGATCGAGGTGGTCAAACGTCTGCAGCAGAAGGGACGTGTGGTGGCGATGGCTGGAGACGGCATTAACGACGCGCCCGCATTAGCGCAAGCGAATGTCGGGATTGCGATGGGAACCGGGACCGATGTGGCGATGGAAAGCGCGCGCGTGACGTTGGTGAAAGGCGATCTACGCGGGATTGTCCGGGCTTATAACTTGAGCCGGGCGACCATGCGAAATATTAAGCAAAACCTCTTCTTTGCCTTCATCTACAATCTCATCGGTGTGCCGGTGGCAGCGGGAATTCTTTATCCATTAACGGGAATGTTGCTGAGTCCCATGATCGCGGCGGCCGCCATGACTTTCAGTTCCGTTTCTGTCATCAGCAACGCCCTGCGCTTGAGGTCCGTAAACCTGGACTAACCGGAATGATTCAGTTGAATCGTACCTAAAGGACCTGCACATTGAAGCACGGGGTCAAGTCTGAGTTTTGAGTCATTGCCAGGTTCAACAGGGAAGAGTCCCGATAAAATATAGAAATAGGTTTGCCCACAGTCGACTCAAAACTCAGACTTGACCCCGTGCCTCCGTGCCTTTTACCGCGGCTCCCGACTACTCGATTGGGCATCAATTATGCCTCGCCATTATTTTCGTTCCGCCCGCTTATTTCATACATCGCTTTTTTTATCGCGTCTCCTATTGGCAGCAGCCTGTTGATCTCCTTTTCGTCAGAGTCGCCTCGAAACACCGAAAATTCTTGAAGAAAATAATAAGCACCGGCTTTTT
This window encodes:
- the chuR gene encoding Anaerobic sulfatase-maturating enzyme, with translation MPSLLGSLGQRRFHVMAKPNSSVCNLDCTYCFYLSKETLHGGPGAGRMSDEILERFIKQYIDGVTGNEVVFTWQGGEPTLRGIDFYRKVVSLQQKYAKPNQRIENDLQTNGTLLNDEWCVFLKENRWLVGLSIDGPREFHDRYRITKNQQPTFDKVFAAAKLLRKHGVRFNTLTCVNRFNAKHPKEVYHFLRDELKSNTIQFIPIVEYKSFEAQAPHTWDVEKLPRDGSPEARPGHANSIVTDWSVDPYDWGDFLIWVFNEWYKKDVGKVLVNHFETLVAQHLGEPSQMCVYNEFCGKGVAIEHDGSVYACDHFVYPEFRTGNIQDRPLSELVFSPTQVKFGYAKSEHLPQFCRQCPYLRDCWGECPKNRIIRTVDGEPGLNYLCRGLKKYFKHALPKVEKIISRLPSGPLIYGMK
- the atsA_2 gene encoding Arylsulfatase, with protein sequence MMKKIILRLLGIVVYLVTSNKDAFIHAEVKVDKPHIIHIVADDLGWKDVGFNGAKDIKTPNLDALAAEGVKFSQFYVQPMCTPTRAALMTGRYPFRYGLQTGVIPSVSSYGLDTTEWLMPQCLKQAGYQTAIIGKWHLGHADKKYWPKQRGFDYQYGAMIGELDYFTHSEQGVLDWFRNNEPVKEEGYTTTLLGKDAARLIEEHDTSQPLYMYLAFNAPHTPYQAPKNYIDRYSKIKDPTRRTYAAMVSCLDDEIGRVIKALEKKKMRENTLILFHSDNGGTYNPLFAGVMADMANVKIPCDNGPYREGKAALYEGGTRVCALANWPGRIKPGVVEGLVHAVDLFPTLAHLAGASLSQAKPLDGLNIWPVLSQGAPSPRTEIIYNIEPFRGAVRQGDWKLIWRTTLPSSVELYNVADDPSEKKNLAELNLEKVSALQHRLNSLAKESVKPLFLVDQFKVITKGMHGEPLLPIDEGFNQ
- the aspT gene encoding Aspartate/alanine antiporter produces the protein MIWFVQTFRSYPELALFLTLALGFWLGKLRIGQFELGSVTGTLLAGILIGQMRIEIDSQMRSFFFLMFLFAVGYGVGPQFVRGLKKDGIPQLIFSVSQCGVSLAVAYLLARVLGYDLGQAAGVFAGSHTVTAAMGVAVDSIAGLALPISEKEFALKHLPVAYAVTYIFGTAGAAWFLSSIGPKILGVNLPAECQKMEMNTNNSDGDSGFLSLAERFDLRAYRLENERLHGKTIGEFEILFGQARVFVECMRRKGSVVHFNLSTVLERGDILGVMARREMHLNNSLDIGPEVADPDLLDVTVEVLEVVVINKEVAGITLKELAWSPLGRSQTRGVFLRKLVRGGIEIPISEDVVIDRGDVFQLIGSKGNLDRVASYLGYADRPTEMTDMIFVGSGIVIGGLLGAITLRVNNFPLQLSTSVGALLAGLIFGWLRSVKRTFGRIPAPALWILQNLGLTAFIAALGISVGPSFVVGIKESGVNMFVAGIFASTLPLIFGILMGKYVFKFHPAITLGATAGAQTSSASLAMIQNAANSKVPAMGYSVPYAVANILLTLWGAVIVWLLS
- the copA gene encoding Copper-exporting P-type ATPase gives rise to the protein MNSPGEKNQPKHACCELKHQNQSKTADPQSAKTPDYICPMHPEVQQIGPGACPKCGMSLEPQSLTSTESTTEYVCPMHPDVGRDHPGSCPKCGMALEPRVASSIQEENPELQDMNRRFKGSLFLSIPLVFAAMADMIPGQPLQHQFSGKVLNWIQLALATPVVFWGGAPFFKRGWESIKNRSLNMFTLVAIGTGAAYVYSVIATLFPQIFPTAYQTHGGGVAVYFEAASVILTLVLLGQVLELRARIQTSSAIKALLGLAPKTARLILSDGSERDVPLETVKVADRLRVRPGEKIPVDGLVLEGRSSIDESMVTGEPIPVEKNKDDKVTGGTVNGSGSFLMQACRVGSETLLAQIVRMVGEAQRSRAPIQRLADVISSIFVPMVILTALASFIIWGLVGPEPRWGYALVNAVAVLIIACPCALGLATPMSIMVGTGRGATAGVLVKNAEALEMMEKVDTVVVDKTGTLTVGKPRVTSLVSLNGFGESELLRIAASLERGSEHPLATAIVYAAQEKSLSLSPVQDFQSITGKGVSGVIENRRVALGNSSLVEQLGIKGDYSLEKAEAMRMEGQTAMFIVIENRVVGILGVADPIKETSKEAVQALHKKGIRVVMLTGDNHTTALSVAKKLGIDEVEAETLPEQKIEVVKRLQQKGRVVAMAGDGINDAPALAQANVGIAMGTGTDVAMESARVTLVKGDLRGIVRAYNLSRATMRNIKQNLFFAFIYNLIGVPVAAGILYPLTGMLLSPMIAAAAMTFSSVSVISNALRLRSVNLD